The following proteins come from a genomic window of Diorhabda carinulata isolate Delta chromosome X, icDioCari1.1, whole genome shotgun sequence:
- the LOC130900743 gene encoding NPC intracellular cholesterol transporter 2-like, producing MSIKFIFFALATLFVDVRGFIEFMDCGYTVETVEVRLGSCISTPCEIITDKIQEIEITVDGTQIPPTSTIVASAEFIQMGIHWSVPITPEDVCTSWSCPLEARPEYTFLGEIEFSGIHLKRPGTLQIEAFTDDPDIDPLFCIKIPVLIVN from the exons ATgagtattaaatttattttttttgctttggCTACTCTGTTCGTTGACGTaagaggttttattgaatttatggATTGTG GATATACAGTAGAAACAGTAGAAGTGAGATTAGGAAGCTGTATATCGACGCCTTGTGAAATTATTACTGATAAAATTCAAGAGATTGAGATAACAGTGGATGGCACAC AGATTCCTCCAACATCAACTATAGTCGCATCTGCGGAATTCATTCAAATGGGCATACATTGGAGTGTACCAATAACACCCGAAGATGTATGTACGTCATGGTCATGTCCTCTTGAAGCTAGACCTGAATACACGTTCTTGGGAGAAATCGAATTTTCTGGGATTCATTTAAAG agacCAGGAACGCTGCAAATAGAAGCCTTCACTGATGATCCTGATATAGATccattattttgtataaaaattccCGTCTtgattgtaaattga